The DNA window TTTGACAGGTCAAGGCAGTATAATTGACCGCACGCGAGCCAAACTTACAGGTGCTTCGGATTTTTTGAGCAAGCCGGCAAAACCGCAAGAGGTGTTGCAAATAGCTGACAAATATTTGAAGGTAAAAGGCGATCGCAACCCTCTGGCAATTCCCCGCCATAATTTACTCAATTCACAGCAACTCAGCCTAGCCAATTCTTAAATAAAAGTTACGCTCAAACAGGATAGCTGCTGATTGGGTGCACAGCATCGATTCTCAATTTTTGACTTAAGATTTAAGGTTTACTAGCAGCCCAGTAAATTTGGGACATCAAAATTTAGTCTAACATTTTGGAATTGACCATGACTGTCGCCTCGCGGCTTGTAGCTGTTTTTGGGTAGCGTCAGAGGATGGTGCAGGCTACAAGTATGGTCTCGATAATCATCAGTCACTCCCAATCCTTAAATTTTAAAATTTAAAATCTAAAATTTAAAATCTAAAATGGTACAATCCATCGAACTTGATATATATGATTAATTATGAGCGATCGAACTCCGCAGGTAAGCGTGGTAATTCCCGCTTACAACTGCGCTGCTTACATCGGCCAAGCCGTTGATAGCGTCCTGCACCAAACCTATAGTGACTGGGAAATTATTGTTATAGACGACGGTTCACGAGACGACACCAGATTAATTTTAGAGCAATATGGCGATCGCCTGCGCTACATTTACCAACAAAATCAAGGAGTTTCCATTGCCAGAAATCGCGGCATCGAACTAGCCAGAGGAGAATTCATCGCCTTTCTAGATGCAGATGACTACTTTTTACCAGACAAAATAGCAGGACAAATCGCTGTATTTGCAGCGCAACCAAATATAGGAATAGTCCACAGCGGCTGGCGTCAAGTAAACAGTATAGGCGAACCGATCAAAGATGTCAAACCCTGGGAAAACGTGCCTAAATTAGACTTAGAAATGTGGCTGCGCTGGAAACCAGTATTGCCAAGCGCGATGGTATTTCGGCGCCATTGGTTAGAACAAGCCGGCGGATTTGACCCTCGATTCCCTCCGGCAGAAGATACAGATTTAGTGCTGCGTTTAGCCTTAATGGGATGCGAAACAGAGTGGTTGCGACAAATAACAGTTTGCTACCGCCAGCACGAACAAAGCGCCATGTACAAAGGTTTACCGCAGGCTAAATCCCTGGCGGCTGTCACGGACAATTTTTTTGCTCGCCCCGAATTGCCGGATAAAATACGTTTGTTAGAAAAGCAAATCAAGTACAGTACATTTGTTTGGATTGCTTGGTATTTGCACCGCACCGGTCATCCTGTTGAAATGGCAGAGTTTTTGCAGCGCTCTTGGAATTATACGCCTTATTTGCCTGTGGAAACAGTAATTAATTGGGCGGAGTGTTTTACCGAATTTTCGCAGGATGCGGGCCATGAATTGGATGCAGATTTATTAGCTCAATCTTCTGAGTGGCAGCAATTAATGCAGTGGGTTATTCTCAGCAGCCACACTAAAATAGGTTTGTAGTGAGGACTTTAGTCCTCGGAAAGAAGGACTAAAGTCCTCACTACGAACCTTGTTGATTAATTGATATTAATTGCAAATTGGTGGTGTTCCCCCAGGGCTGTAAGGCACAAGAGTCGCCGAATTTGTTACCAATTCCACCTCTGATTTGTAAATAATGTTTTTTTTACGAACCGCGAAGGCGCAAAGGACACGAAGGAAGAGAAGAGAAAAAGTGCTAAAGTTTTTTGGCAATGTGAAAGGCTGAAAGATAAGAAGCTTCGATGCTATTTCCGCAGTTTTTTTCGAGTGCTTCCCGTAATTTTGCTAACAATGATGTTCTTTTTTTATCGTCGAGCGCTATGTACTCAGAGTAAGTCTGCAACAGTGCCAGATAATCTTCTATACTGTAAGTGGTTTTACACAATAACTGCTCGTAAATTAAATTCTCGTACAGCCCTGATTCGATGACATTTTGTCCGAGTTCTTTGATACTTTCTGCTCGATCAGCTCTTTCTTTTGCATGATATTCTGCTAGAGACGGAGCTTGATTTTGATAAACTTCATCCAAAACTCGGTAAACTTCATCCTGTGGCAAAACTCCGGCATTCCACAGTAAAATTAATAAACCTTTATCTTTAAGTGCGGCGGCCGTTTTTTGATAGCGAATCTCCGGCGACACCCAATGAAAAGAAGTCGCGGCGAGTACAGCATTGAATTTCTCAGCTTCTAATTCCCACTCTTCAAAAGTTTGATTTTTAATCTCTACAGATGGATAAATTACACAGTTTTCTCGCGCTAGCTGACAAGCTGGCTGACTGGGTTCGAGACAAAGCATTGCAAAGCCGAATTCAGCAAACGGAACAGTGGCAATTCCGGGGCCGCAGCCGATTTCAAGAATGTTTGCATCTGAGGGAAGTTGGGCTAATTCCACGACGCGATTAATTAGTTGTTGAGGATAGCGCGGTCTGGTTTTGTTGTAGGCATCTGCGATTTGACTGTACCAGTTTTTTCGCTGTTCCCAAGTGTAGGTGGCGATATATTCGCTATACCAATCTTGGGTTTGTTCGGATTTATTTGCCATTGTTAAATCTTTCTTTTCTCTTCTCTTTTCTTCCTTCGCGTCCTTTGCGTCTTCGCGGTTCGTTCAAATTACTTATATTAAAATGCGAAATTATGCTTGAGTTTCAGCTTCAGTATAAATTGGCGGCCAAAGTTCGGAAATTGGCAATTCCCAACCCGGAAAAAGTTCGGATACTGTCAAAATATCGGCATGTCCCAGCACAACTGGTTCACCTTCCTGACGGTAAACTGTAACAGTTTCTTCATCGGGGTCAATTAAAATTCCTACTTGTGCTCCGAGTTGGATAAAATTCAGAATCTTTTTTTCGAGTGGTTTAATGCGATCGCTCTGTGATTTAATTTCTACTACCAAGTCTGGCACTAATTCTGCGAAATAACGGGGACTTTGCCGGATCCGGGCGGCCCGCACAAAGGAAACATCGGGTGCTGTCAGGCTACCATCAGGCAA is part of the Microcoleus sp. bin38.metabat.b11b12b14.051 genome and encodes:
- a CDS encoding Uma2 family endonuclease; this encodes MTVKDLEKVQKTFKEAGQDYQLELESGKIIIVGPSDIVSSEIGVVFIWLLANWVYPRRLGRIFDSAGGFILPDGSLTAPDVSFVRAARIRQSPRYFAELVPDLVVEIKSQSDRIKPLEKKILNFIQLGAQVGILIDPDEETVTVYRQEGEPVVLGHADILTVSELFPGWELPISELWPPIYTEAETQA
- a CDS encoding glycosyltransferase — its product is MSDRTPQVSVVIPAYNCAAYIGQAVDSVLHQTYSDWEIIVIDDGSRDDTRLILEQYGDRLRYIYQQNQGVSIARNRGIELARGEFIAFLDADDYFLPDKIAGQIAVFAAQPNIGIVHSGWRQVNSIGEPIKDVKPWENVPKLDLEMWLRWKPVLPSAMVFRRHWLEQAGGFDPRFPPAEDTDLVLRLALMGCETEWLRQITVCYRQHEQSAMYKGLPQAKSLAAVTDNFFARPELPDKIRLLEKQIKYSTFVWIAWYLHRTGHPVEMAEFLQRSWNYTPYLPVETVINWAECFTEFSQDAGHELDADLLAQSSEWQQLMQWVILSSHTKIGL
- a CDS encoding class I SAM-dependent methyltransferase, which codes for MANKSEQTQDWYSEYIATYTWEQRKNWYSQIADAYNKTRPRYPQQLINRVVELAQLPSDANILEIGCGPGIATVPFAEFGFAMLCLEPSQPACQLARENCVIYPSVEIKNQTFEEWELEAEKFNAVLAATSFHWVSPEIRYQKTAAALKDKGLLILLWNAGVLPQDEVYRVLDEVYQNQAPSLAEYHAKERADRAESIKELGQNVIESGLYENLIYEQLLCKTTYSIEDYLALLQTYSEYIALDDKKRTSLLAKLREALEKNCGNSIEASYLSAFHIAKKL